TAATCGTCCCTGACGAAGCGGGGTCGGTAAATTGCTGAGGATGTGCCGGACGGGGAGCGATGATGAATTTGTGGTTTTGATCAGCAGTGAGCTGAAACTATACAACCCAATTCCTCTAAGAAGTTCTGAGCTCCGACCAGAAGGTCCGATTTATCCGACATGACATGATATGCTCTCAGGCTGCTCCCCTCATCCCTAAGGAGCAGGAGGTCTTTGTTGTGTTGGAGTTGTTGGTGTCGTGCTTTCAGTCAGAGAAACTTGTCAGCTTCTTGTCAACCAGCCACCCTGGTTGTTGAATTAGCTTAGCTAATGTGCTGAGGTGACACAAGTAGGCTCTTATTTTTGTCATAGTTATATATGGAGTAATATATAGTAGTCATAAACCAGTCTACCGGTCCGTTTTATTGTAATTGGCTTTGATTGATTGGCAGGTTggtaattaaatgttatttggtTTAATTATTGAAAAGAAAAGTGGTCCATATTCAAATCAGCAGGTCGACCTCGGAAGAAATGTGGAGTCAGGGTTAATTTTCGTTGGCCGGTGTGTCTGTGATGCAGGGCGAATTAACCGGGTTGATCCGAGACAGCCGGGTTAACGAGGACCTGAGGGTCGTTTAGATCCAAGGCGGTCCGAACTGTTAAACATCAGAGTCCTCGTTGTGCTGCGCGTCAGCGTTGATTTTGATTTCTTGTATTATTAGACACAAGTTAATTGATTGAAGCACAACCAGAGGCTGGGTTCCTTGATTAGTTTTGATCGAATCAGGAGATCTGGACTTCTACTCGTCTGTAACAGGGTCTCAGGTGATTCGTTGGTTAAGCACTAAGAAGATTTAGTGTTTCGTTGTTTGTCAAATCAAATTAtgacattcctcattttaacctGGGGGAggctgcactgttttttttttttttttgtaaaaaaaaaaacagtgcttcTTGTAATTTTCTGACTTTTCTCATTATCATTTCCATCTTTGACGCACTTTTTCTTTAGTGTTACAGTCAGGCCCTTCTGTTTTGGGATAATCGGGTATTTCCTCCACTTTCCTTGAAAAGCAAAACTGGCACCACAATAAAGTAACAAGCAGCTCATTTACACTgcagaaagggaactaaaagtcaaatgttcttgaaattagtgcttTTCCTGGATTTGAGTCACaaaataagactatttaccaatggaatgagcattgttaccccaaaaataagatgattagatacactgcacttgaaataagacgatggagatgaattattcttattccaagtgcaaaaatcttattccatttgcaaatagtcttatttacctaaTTTCAACAATGTTTTGCCTAATTTTAGTTTCCTTGCAGTGTATTTCCACAATGAGGCGATTGACCAGGTGAACCCCAGAGGAAGCAGGAGCAGCCTGATCAGTGCTTTTCCTCCACACATAGCTGCTTGTTACATTCCCACTAGTTTCTGCTTCCAGTTGCACAAACGGGCTGAGATCAGCTTCACTTGTAGCTGATCTGTCAGACAGAGCGCCTCCTTTCTTCATCGCTGCTCAGCCGCCTCAGGAGGAGAGCCCAGGGAAGCCCCCCAGCTGCTGTTTCCATCCAAGCAGTGGGCCGTCCTCTCAGGAGCTGGTGATGGTGAAATGTTCTCGGTCACTGGATCCTGCAAGATGTCTCCCTTTTATTTACTGATTTATTGGATTGTGTAAAGAAATGCTGCACAACTTTGTTTTTGACTTGGAAATCTCCAGAAACGTCCCTCCTAAGCTTTGATTCCttcatgttttactgtaaaatgtgtcacatgacacattttaatcacacatCCTCTCTGAGACGGGGTAACTAAGGGCTTCAGTCGCTGCATCAGCGTCTGCGCTGCCTCTCCTCTTCAGTGTAGTAGCGGTTAAATGTTGCCAGGGCGTCCCACAGAAAATGGACCAATTCTGGCAGTAGCTGTCTGGTGTGTGAGGAACAGGGAAGTGGAAGAGAGGAGTACCAGGACCGCTGCGGAGTGGGGGGagttgttttgggtttaaacCAAATGAGACCTCCTGCTAAGTTTATGGATATCCTTGTTATGCTGTTATCATATCAATTGAAAGAGGTCTCCAAGTGACTATAATGATTTATCACAATATGTAGGAAGATTTATCATGACAGGTCTAGTGGTTGGTGACACACATCTGTTGGTGAAATGAAagaatatttcctgattgtCTTCCTTTAGACGTCATCAGCATCGAGAAGACGGGCGAACACTTCCGTCTGATTTATGATGTGAAGGGACGCTTCACCGTCCACCGCATCACTGCCGAGGAGGCCAAGGTGAGAGCTGGACGCCACCCGCTGCTGTTTGACTTAAGAAGAACAGTTAGCTACTCTGTTAATTAAATGACATTAAATTGTTAATGTTTCAGCTTTtagatgaaaataaatgcagtgAAGTCGTCTTTGTGCTGAACCGTCTCCTCTCTGCAGTACAAGCTGTGCAAGGTGAAGAAACTCCTCGTCGGCACCAAAGGGATTCCCCACCTGGTGACCCACGACGCCCGCACCATCCGCTACCCGGACCCCCTCATCAAGGTCAACGACACGGTCCGCATTGACCTGGATACCGGCAAGATCACAGATTTTATCAAGTTTGATACCGGTGGGTTCATGTTGTTAAACGGGCTCAGCTGGCTCCTCCAGACACGCTTTCTGgtctctgacctgcttccctcCTCTCCTGTTTCCAGGTAACCTCTGCATGGTGACCGGCGGCGCTAACTTGGGTCGTATCGGCATCATCACCAACAGGGAGCGCCACCCTGGATCCTTCGACGTGGTGCACGTCAAGGACAGCACAGGCAACAGCTTTGCCACCAGGCTCTCCAACATCTTTGTCATTGGCAAGGTGAGCAGATCCAGACCCTAACCCAACCAGCCATTTGTTTCCTTCACATGAAGGGAAACAAATCAGGTTGTAGGAGTGAGCTTGAGGACTCTGGTTCAGATGGAGACCGGTCAGCGTGGAGCAATGATGATCTTTTATGCTTTTGATCagcaatgaaataaaacagcaatTCCTCTAAGAAGTTCTGAGCTCCACCAGCAAACAGCTTTTCTGCTGAGTTAACATCACTGATGCCTCACAGCCAGATGAGAGTTTTACCTGAAAGGACTGCAGTCTGATCAGCATCTTCACTGCAGGAGGATCTTTAAGTTGTCAGAGCTATAAGCAATATCCAAAGGTTTCTCAGCTCTGTTTCCTTTTGAGCTGTCCATATTAGAGCTGCAAGAGGCATTGAACTGCAGTTATGGTGAATAAAGGCGTTAAGCTGCAGGTAATATTTCATAGGATGCTGTGCTTCATGAGCTGTCCTCACCGTTTGTCCTGCTGGCTGCTCTGTTGGCTTCATTAGATCTGCTTAACAGATGCTAAAGCTCAACAGTAATCATGGGTTCAGTGTGAATGAGGTTAAAGAGCAAAAACCTCTCCACTGATAATAAATAAACTcatgaaaaaacaacttttaagttTAGTGAATATAAATGGTGTGCAGAGCAAATGCTCCTGCATCTTCAGCAAAGCAGGCGGTCGCCTGTTTCATCAGAGATTTGCTTTAGATCACGTTTGCAGGGTAAATAAACTGCTGTCCTGCTGCGTAGTTGTTTCTCAGCGGTTATAGTGAATATACGTTATTTTAGCAGAAGTAATTCTTTAGACACACTGAGGTGTTTAATGTACCTTAACATCAGTCCTGAGATATTTGCATGTTGCAAAGCTCACGTCACTTCTAGGTGTTGAATTGGTGAATGTTTGTGGTTCAAACACaaactatttttgttttgatcacTCTAAACTGTTCTGTCGTGTTTTCTTCCAGGGCAACAAGCCGTGGGTGTCCATGCCCAGAGGAAAGGGAATCCGTCTGACCATCGCCGAGGAGAGAGACAAGAGGCTGGCTGCCAAGCAGGGCAGCAGCTAAACTGGCCCACAACGGACAGCCTGAGCCctggttttcaaataaaatgttatttacaaaTCAGCTGTTGTTGTGGTGGTACATTACACGCCAGGTGTGACCATGCAGTGTGAGGGATTCCTAGCTTGTCCCAAATAATCAACATTATGAGCAATaaacagggtgcttgcgcaagtcttaataagtattgaattttgaaacactgttttccagaccttgaaaagtcttgaattttgtgtgaaagtcttaataaagtatggggaaaaaatgtatggtagaattttacagtatgctcaaaggcattgtgaaatgagaaataggaaggtaggctataaaactataattttactaactggtcacgtactatattggcctaatggaatcaaacacttgtttgatgtgaaattcatgtactggtgattttcatgttttgaaacgttttcatcagtaaaagcataatttactgtgaataatgcatttgttcattgaatactagcctataaaaattaaatttctaataaacagtttgtacaatctcaaccaatgaagtaggcagtaggcgcataagtatacaagtacataaagttaaggtcttgggggaaaaaaatatcagttttaaaaaagtctggaattttaatttggaaaaagagcaagcaccctgatAAAGTCTTTTATAGAAAAACCAGATGGACGCTGCAAGATTTAAAATGAATACAAAATGACGCTGGTTTTACATGTTAAGAAATGCCAGCATCAAAGCAGGTAAGAAGTATCACGCTCTTTTATGGAGAGTAGAAATGACAGCCGCGTCCATAAAACCCTTTATCCGTGAAgttctgattattttttcttcagactTTCAGCCATTTGCTGCTGGTCGGTGggtctaaatgttttttctaagcTATGATCAGACTAGCAACCCTGAACagtcaagttttatttttatcactcaCTTTAGAGTGAAACTCGTTAATAGCATATTTACACAAGGTGAGTCCTTCAAACTTTTAGCTGCTTGTAAGGTTGATTGTGGCTCTCGGATAATGAAAACTCAAAATTTGACTACAGTTAAGGTGATCCAGCAGCGGATAACGGCCTCAGAGGATCGTCAACCAAAACCCTTTCAAAGAATTAGGAGCATGATGGAGTGATGATTCCTTCACACGGGCTACTATCGTAACATTCCTCATGTCAGACCGCTGAACCACAGATGTTAAGCATTTTGTCTGGGCTAGCgggaaaaagaaagaactgGACTTGCTCAGCGGTCCAATTTTCAGATGAAcata
The DNA window shown above is from Fundulus heteroclitus isolate FHET01 chromosome 14, MU-UCD_Fhet_4.1, whole genome shotgun sequence and carries:
- the rps4x gene encoding 40S ribosomal protein S4, X isoform, coding for MARGPKKHLKRVAAPKHWMLDKLTGVFAPRPSTGPHKLRECLPLIIFLRNRLKYALTGDEVKKICMQRFIKIDGKVRTDVTYPAGFMDVISIEKTGEHFRLIYDVKGRFTVHRITAEEAKYKLCKVKKLLVGTKGIPHLVTHDARTIRYPDPLIKVNDTVRIDLDTGKITDFIKFDTGNLCMVTGGANLGRIGIITNRERHPGSFDVVHVKDSTGNSFATRLSNIFVIGKGNKPWVSMPRGKGIRLTIAEERDKRLAAKQGSS